Proteins from a single region of Micromonospora sp. WMMA1363:
- a CDS encoding ATP-binding protein, protein MTEQRYVITGGPSAGKEGVFAEMAERGLPITEGEPAREIYRAHRERLGRHLEVGDRRAYSREVLGAFIAEYRAHTGGLHFYNRGIPDGDGWDRAFGLDPYPELREATEKYRYDGVFVLDPLDDFNSEDDLVWAKEREIVRVHQLIIQGYYDAGYSPIFVPANDAAARVDFILANVPAAA, encoded by the coding sequence GTGACCGAACAGCGGTATGTGATCACCGGCGGGCCGTCCGCCGGCAAGGAAGGCGTGTTCGCCGAGATGGCCGAACGCGGGTTGCCAATCACCGAGGGCGAGCCGGCGCGGGAGATCTACCGGGCGCACCGCGAACGTCTCGGCCGGCACCTGGAGGTGGGCGACCGCCGCGCCTACTCCCGCGAGGTGCTGGGGGCGTTCATCGCCGAGTACCGGGCCCACACCGGTGGGCTGCACTTCTACAACCGGGGCATCCCCGACGGGGACGGATGGGACCGGGCGTTCGGCCTGGACCCGTACCCGGAGCTGCGCGAGGCCACCGAGAAGTACCGCTACGACGGGGTGTTCGTCCTCGATCCTCTGGACGACTTCAACAGCGAGGACGATCTGGTGTGGGCCAAGGAACGCGAGATCGTCCGCGTCCACCAGCTGATCATCCAGGGCTACTACGACGCCGGGTACTCGCCGATCTTCGTGCCCGCCAACGACGCCGCCGCCCGAGTCGACTTCATCCTCGCCAACGTGCCCGCCGCCGCATAG
- a CDS encoding TraM recognition domain-containing protein, whose protein sequence is MCTLVLAGELLVLALLTIGGLLLWRRLRGGRSKIDRKAGHMGRRGELGNLDPAAVRASAARLRPGMTGPVTDADTGVPLCYTVANKVLLRMDFESTNVELAGTRRGKTTARIIPGIVEAPGPVLATSNKPDFVDATRLVQEQRGRVWVFDPQGLTGRRQECWFNPLRQVTSITHARRLASAFSAGERSTGKNEWDLFAEALLANLILAAAASGRTLLDVYDWTTRPGEEEPAKLLESSGHGGPASAASSLWGTISKPDKFRGSIYGTAQEMLVCLLEPAYARWITEQPGLSEFLPEPFVTSTDTLYLVSEGGPSSPAPLVSALVDAVHEAGSEAAMRMPGRRLDPPMVSFLDELANVVRIKRLPQLFSFYGSRGMPLVAVLQSYTQGEGVWGREGMESMFAAANIITYGGGIKDAAFLRRISDLIGERDVPVRSVSTGRGGRSTSLQPRKESILTVAELASLAFGRTIVIPSGAPVILGRTRPWQETPYAEQIRASLARYDPAGEHYSTALAAVPAFNFDTAAGGDRR, encoded by the coding sequence ATGTGTACGCTCGTGCTCGCTGGCGAACTACTCGTGCTGGCGCTGCTCACGATCGGGGGTCTGCTGCTGTGGCGGCGCCTGCGCGGCGGCCGCTCGAAGATCGACCGCAAGGCCGGCCACATGGGACGTCGCGGTGAGCTCGGCAACCTCGACCCCGCCGCAGTCCGGGCCAGCGCGGCCCGGCTGCGGCCGGGCATGACGGGGCCGGTCACCGACGCCGACACCGGTGTCCCGCTGTGCTACACCGTGGCCAACAAGGTGCTGCTGCGCATGGACTTCGAGTCCACCAACGTCGAACTGGCCGGCACCCGGCGGGGCAAGACGACCGCCCGGATCATCCCGGGCATCGTGGAGGCGCCTGGGCCAGTGCTGGCCACCAGCAACAAGCCGGACTTCGTCGACGCGACCCGCCTCGTCCAGGAACAGCGCGGCCGGGTCTGGGTGTTCGACCCGCAGGGCCTGACCGGGCGGCGGCAGGAGTGCTGGTTCAACCCCCTGCGGCAGGTCACCTCGATCACCCACGCTCGACGGCTCGCCTCGGCGTTCAGCGCGGGCGAACGCAGCACCGGAAAGAACGAGTGGGACCTGTTCGCTGAGGCGCTGCTCGCCAACCTGATTCTCGCGGCCGCAGCGTCGGGCCGCACGCTGCTCGACGTCTACGACTGGACGACCCGGCCGGGCGAGGAAGAGCCCGCCAAGCTGCTGGAGAGCTCCGGCCACGGCGGCCCCGCCAGCGCCGCGAGCTCCCTATGGGGCACCATCAGCAAGCCGGACAAGTTCAGGGGCAGCATCTACGGCACCGCGCAGGAAATGCTGGTCTGCCTACTCGAACCGGCCTACGCCCGGTGGATCACCGAACAGCCGGGCCTGTCGGAGTTCCTACCCGAGCCGTTCGTGACCAGCACAGACACCCTGTACTTGGTCAGCGAGGGCGGTCCCAGCTCCCCCGCCCCGCTGGTCTCGGCGCTCGTCGACGCCGTCCACGAAGCGGGCAGCGAGGCCGCCATGCGGATGCCGGGTCGTCGCCTGGACCCACCGATGGTGTCCTTTCTGGACGAATTGGCGAACGTCGTCCGAATCAAGCGGCTGCCGCAGCTGTTCAGCTTCTACGGCAGCAGGGGAATGCCGCTTGTCGCGGTATTGCAGAGCTACACGCAGGGTGAAGGGGTCTGGGGTCGCGAGGGTATGGAGAGCATGTTCGCTGCGGCGAACATCATCACCTACGGCGGCGGCATCAAGGATGCCGCATTCCTCAGGAGGATCTCGGACCTGATCGGCGAGCGCGACGTGCCGGTGCGCTCGGTCTCGACAGGTCGCGGCGGCCGGTCTACGTCGCTCCAGCCTCGCAAGGAAAGCATCCTGACCGTGGCCGAACTCGCGTCGCTGGCGTTCGGCCGCACCATCGTCATCCCGTCCGGGGCGCCGGTTATCCTCGGCCGCACGCGACCCTGGCAGGAGACTCCCTACGCCGAGCAGATCCGCGCGTCGCTGGCCCGCTACGACCCGGCTGGCGAGCACTACAGCACCGCCCTGGCCGCGGTGCCCGCGTTCAATTTCGACACGGCCGCCGGAGGTGACCGGCGGTGA
- a CDS encoding DUF4913 domain-containing protein: MTSIDDVLAQLEGDHDDTGPENSPAGPSAPKIKPVYRDADQWVRDVFVLLFGEYKRQTSAGRGEGLRWCPRWWAHPLALDRLESLWRAWEALRLDPGTGLSVWYRDHFAPAVADLTGDHGPFRECDSQRHVEAEPAPALAAPQSIRVHFADKAPPVGGPPRHSRP; the protein is encoded by the coding sequence GTGACCTCGATTGACGACGTTTTGGCCCAGTTGGAAGGCGACCACGACGACACCGGCCCTGAGAACTCCCCAGCCGGGCCGTCCGCACCGAAGATCAAACCAGTCTACCGCGATGCTGACCAGTGGGTCCGTGATGTCTTCGTGCTGCTGTTCGGCGAATACAAACGACAGACATCTGCAGGGCGCGGTGAGGGCCTGCGGTGGTGCCCCCGCTGGTGGGCTCATCCCCTAGCCCTCGACCGGCTCGAATCGCTCTGGCGGGCGTGGGAGGCACTACGTCTAGACCCCGGCACCGGCCTGTCGGTCTGGTACCGGGACCATTTCGCCCCGGCCGTGGCCGACCTGACCGGCGACCACGGGCCGTTCCGGGAGTGCGACAGCCAGCGCCACGTCGAAGCCGAACCCGCGCCCGCCCTGGCCGCACCGCAATCGATCCGCGTGCACTTCGCCGACAAAGCACCCCCCGTTGGCGGGCCACCCCGCCACTCTCGCCCATAA
- a CDS encoding DUF397 domain-containing protein yields MTNNSQPRNYRKSTRSGGSGGNCVEWSHTAHGVYIRDSKNPDGPELVATQAEWADFLAAVAADLEHPWISHEPAGVHFTKDGHRLEFTAAEWTAFVAGVHAGECEREPATV; encoded by the coding sequence ATGACCAACAACAGCCAGCCTCGTAACTACCGCAAAAGCACTCGATCAGGAGGTTCGGGCGGGAACTGCGTCGAGTGGTCACACACGGCGCACGGCGTCTACATCCGTGACAGCAAGAACCCGGACGGGCCGGAGCTGGTCGCCACGCAAGCCGAATGGGCCGACTTCCTGGCTGCCGTCGCGGCTGACCTGGAGCATCCGTGGATCAGCCACGAGCCGGCCGGAGTGCACTTCACCAAGGATGGTCACCGGCTTGAGTTCACCGCCGCCGAATGGACCGCGTTTGTCGCGGGCGTCCACGCCGGCGAGTGTGAGCGCGAGCCCGCCACCGTCTAG
- a CDS encoding helix-turn-helix transcriptional regulator, protein MSAPTPVAGPTAVRRQLGRQLRALRDAAGTSVDEVVAHRRLGISRAKLFKMEAGRHPVKPQDVAVLCAHYQASAEETEQLTALALATAGQSWWHVYGDDVPEWFSLYLEIEPAAAAIRTYEAELIPGLLQTPEYAREVYRARNPDDGEIERRVALRMERQAILTRDNQPPTLHVVLNEAAVRREVGGPDVMVEQITRLRQAASRPTITISVLPLKAGAHAAMESAFVILDFPDPTDDPSVVYIDSPSSAAYLQKAAEIARYEAIFGHVLSQAVPILEYQP, encoded by the coding sequence ATGTCCGCTCCAACCCCAGTAGCAGGCCCGACCGCGGTCCGCCGCCAGCTCGGCCGGCAACTGCGTGCGCTCCGCGATGCCGCCGGGACGTCCGTCGACGAGGTGGTGGCGCATCGTCGACTCGGCATCAGCCGTGCGAAGCTGTTCAAGATGGAGGCCGGCCGCCACCCGGTCAAACCCCAAGACGTCGCGGTGTTGTGCGCGCACTACCAGGCATCGGCGGAGGAAACCGAGCAGCTGACCGCCCTGGCGCTCGCCACGGCCGGTCAAAGCTGGTGGCACGTCTACGGTGACGATGTCCCGGAGTGGTTCAGCCTCTACCTGGAGATCGAGCCGGCTGCAGCCGCGATCCGCACCTACGAAGCCGAGCTAATCCCAGGCCTGTTACAGACACCCGAGTACGCCCGCGAGGTCTATCGGGCACGCAACCCCGACGACGGCGAGATCGAGCGTCGTGTCGCCCTGCGCATGGAACGGCAGGCGATCCTCACCCGAGACAACCAACCGCCGACATTGCATGTCGTGCTCAACGAAGCGGCCGTGCGGCGCGAGGTCGGCGGACCGGACGTGATGGTCGAGCAAATCACTCGGCTTCGCCAGGCGGCCAGCCGACCCACCATCACTATCTCAGTCCTACCCCTCAAGGCCGGCGCGCACGCAGCGATGGAATCAGCATTCGTGATCTTGGACTTCCCGGACCCGACCGATGACCCGTCAGTCGTCTATATCGACTCGCCCAGCTCCGCCGCGTACCTGCAAAAGGCCGCCGAGATCGCCCGTTACGAAGCGATCTTCGGGCATGTGCTCAGCCAAGCCGTTCCCATCCTGGAGTATCAGCCATGA
- a CDS encoding DNA translocase FtsK, giving the protein MAAGQIAEIIVTARAEKLRQAAERDREAARVYRAQLDQSRAGAAELWRRAERDDWWRRASPADISRLWTSAASWQHVDPRAADTLSAIRDRLARRGVRVEQPTANPGDGAWLREAVNLAQEEQQATRAAGGTQAATAETVMRTSEERDLHATAVYQRLDGQDQQRIADAIQTGWPDKADDLTNCRAWPALAGRIWERGQAGHDMVETARLLSANDISRARLPAALTCWIFDRMALKEFAQRAEVIGGEVVEQSTEQTATVARQEAQPAEQPATTAHVDAAQLRAAAALVVESQFGSAAMLQRRMQIGFSEAGHLMNELETRGVVGASGDGARDVYVPREQLPQLLASLGTGQQTDHTRETETEATTPQPTPATATRGAAVAPAEVTATEGEVTNAARIAQGYPTPAAARPAVADGGHQAGTPTPAAQRAPQRPEAAAPSAGR; this is encoded by the coding sequence ATGGCAGCCGGGCAGATCGCCGAAATCATTGTGACGGCGCGGGCCGAAAAGCTGCGCCAGGCCGCCGAGCGCGACCGCGAAGCCGCCCGCGTCTACCGCGCCCAGCTCGACCAGTCCCGAGCCGGGGCCGCCGAACTGTGGCGCCGAGCCGAACGCGATGACTGGTGGCGCCGCGCCAGCCCTGCCGACATCAGCCGGTTGTGGACGTCCGCAGCCAGTTGGCAACACGTCGACCCGCGAGCCGCGGACACCCTCTCGGCGATCCGTGATCGGCTGGCCCGGCGCGGCGTGCGCGTCGAGCAACCGACCGCGAACCCAGGCGACGGCGCATGGCTACGCGAGGCGGTCAACCTCGCGCAGGAGGAACAGCAGGCCACGAGGGCCGCTGGAGGCACGCAGGCCGCGACGGCAGAGACAGTCATGCGGACCTCCGAGGAGAGAGACCTACACGCCACCGCCGTGTATCAGCGGCTCGACGGACAGGACCAGCAGCGCATCGCGGACGCGATCCAGACCGGTTGGCCGGACAAGGCGGACGACCTGACCAACTGCCGCGCATGGCCCGCGCTCGCCGGGCGGATCTGGGAACGGGGCCAAGCCGGGCACGACATGGTCGAGACCGCCCGCCTGCTGTCGGCGAACGACATCAGCCGGGCCCGCCTGCCCGCCGCTCTGACGTGCTGGATTTTCGACCGGATGGCGTTGAAAGAGTTCGCGCAACGGGCCGAGGTCATCGGCGGTGAAGTCGTCGAGCAGAGCACCGAACAGACGGCGACCGTAGCCAGACAGGAGGCGCAGCCCGCCGAGCAGCCCGCCACCACGGCACATGTCGACGCAGCGCAGCTGCGCGCCGCCGCGGCCTTAGTCGTCGAATCACAATTCGGGTCCGCGGCCATGCTGCAACGCCGGATGCAGATCGGCTTCAGCGAGGCCGGACACCTCATGAACGAGCTGGAGACCCGAGGCGTTGTCGGTGCCAGCGGTGATGGCGCACGGGACGTGTATGTGCCGCGCGAACAACTGCCCCAACTACTAGCCAGTCTCGGCACCGGACAGCAGACCGATCACACGAGGGAGACCGAAACGGAAGCCACCACACCACAGCCGACCCCCGCCACGGCGACCCGCGGCGCGGCCGTGGCCCCAGCCGAAGTCACCGCGACCGAAGGCGAAGTTACCAACGCAGCCAGAATTGCACAGGGCTACCCGACACCCGCAGCGGCAAGACCGGCGGTGGCTGACGGTGGCCACCAAGCCGGCACTCCTACCCCCGCCGCCCAACGAGCCCCGCAGCGGCCCGAAGCAGCAGCGCCTAGCGCCGGCCGCTAA
- a CDS encoding relaxase has translation MTDLVARLEAPLMAAGTHGAKGTVWHCSLSVRADERPITDAEWQEMAGKFVDRMGFGPSGDQAGCRWVAVHHGPSKEGNDHIHLVVTMATEDGRKVYPYRDFPRAQQVCGELEREHCLQALSPARDGATSRPETTRAEVERARRAGQPATDREIVRRTVRASLAAASDEADWIARMKAAGLLVKPRTARENPRRVVGYSVAAKPAVGKPVWFGGRTLDRDLSLAQVRRRWPGAADADLMGWKQPARPIRTEMTSEERVQVWTASAQTIGSIRDGLRTAPPPPEQLHAVARSAADTLAQIATVAEPEGGGPVSRSADALARAGAPPRGQRRLPRGEISNRLTGVAGALALTGAARTGPEIAGLLAVIVAATRLAQAIAELRQAQQAAAAAAQARTAAERMMPVLQRAMDAGVRVPGRVDGGRASDREHPQPTPAAPQRRRAGPLADRGPER, from the coding sequence GTGACCGACCTTGTGGCCCGCCTGGAGGCACCATTGATGGCCGCCGGCACCCACGGCGCCAAGGGGACGGTGTGGCACTGTTCGCTGTCGGTGCGCGCCGACGAGCGGCCGATCACGGATGCCGAGTGGCAGGAGATGGCCGGCAAGTTCGTCGATCGCATGGGGTTCGGCCCGAGCGGTGATCAGGCCGGGTGTCGATGGGTTGCCGTTCACCACGGGCCCTCCAAGGAGGGAAACGACCACATTCACTTGGTCGTGACCATGGCGACCGAGGACGGCCGGAAGGTTTACCCGTACCGAGACTTCCCCCGGGCTCAACAGGTCTGCGGCGAGCTGGAGCGTGAGCACTGTCTCCAGGCCCTTTCTCCCGCCCGAGACGGGGCCACCAGCCGGCCCGAGACGACCCGGGCCGAGGTTGAGCGGGCCCGGCGGGCGGGGCAGCCCGCCACCGACAGAGAGATTGTGCGGCGCACAGTCCGCGCGTCGCTGGCCGCAGCCAGCGACGAAGCCGACTGGATTGCCCGGATGAAGGCTGCCGGCCTGCTGGTCAAGCCGCGCACCGCGCGGGAGAACCCGCGCCGGGTGGTGGGCTACTCGGTAGCTGCGAAGCCGGCCGTAGGTAAGCCGGTGTGGTTCGGAGGACGCACTCTCGATCGAGATCTGTCGCTGGCCCAAGTGCGCCGCCGGTGGCCCGGCGCGGCGGACGCGGATCTCATGGGCTGGAAACAGCCAGCCCGGCCGATAAGAACGGAGATGACCAGCGAGGAACGAGTACAGGTATGGACGGCATCGGCCCAGACCATCGGCTCGATACGCGATGGACTGCGTACCGCTCCCCCGCCGCCGGAGCAGCTGCACGCGGTCGCCCGTAGCGCCGCCGACACGCTCGCCCAGATCGCCACCGTCGCCGAGCCCGAAGGAGGGGGACCGGTGTCGAGATCGGCGGACGCATTGGCCCGTGCCGGAGCTCCCCCACGCGGGCAGCGACGCCTGCCGCGCGGGGAAATCAGCAACCGATTGACCGGTGTCGCCGGGGCGCTGGCACTGACCGGGGCAGCGCGGACAGGCCCGGAAATTGCCGGCCTGCTCGCCGTTATCGTGGCCGCCACGCGCCTGGCCCAGGCGATCGCCGAGCTGCGCCAGGCGCAGCAGGCCGCCGCAGCCGCCGCGCAGGCCCGCACGGCCGCCGAGCGGATGATGCCAGTGCTCCAGCGCGCCATGGACGCCGGAGTCAGAGTCCCCGGCCGGGTAGACGGTGGCCGAGCCTCGGACCGGGAACACCCACAGCCCACACCCGCAGCGCCGCAACGGCGCCGTGCAGGCCCACTGGCCGACCGCGGCCCCGAGCGATAG